The nucleotide window GAGTATGTTACAGCTTCATTCAACCCAGCTTTTTGCATATATTCATGTACTTCTCTTAATAACTTCTGTCGTTTAGTCAAACCGCCTTTGTTCATCTCTCCAAGCGGCAACGTATAAGGGATATTGTCATAACCATACAGACGAGCAATTTCTTCAACCATATCCTCTTTGATCGTCATCTCATTTCGGCGACCAGGGATAGTTACAACAAAATTACCACCGTTCTCTTCATACTCTAAACGTAAACGTTCTAGAATATTTTTCATCTGGTCCAACGGGATATCTGCACCGATACGGTCCACCATCTCTTGATGATTGAAACTGATTTCGGCAGGGGTCCATTCAGTTGAACCAGCTTCTACCATAGATTCACCTAGTACTGTTCCACTACCTAATTCAGCAAGTAATTGAACCGCACGCATAGCAGCTTCTTTAACACGGGTGATGTCGAGACCTTTTTCGAAACGGACACTTGCTTCACTACGTATACCATGATCTTTTGAAGCACGGCGTACCGTTTGGGGATCGAAATAAGCCGCTTCTAATAAAATTGTGTTCGTGTCTTCTTGAACTTCTGATTCTTCGCCACCCATTACTCCAGCGATTGCGTGCGCTTTCTCTCCGTTAGTGATGACGAGCTGATCAGCTTTCAACGTGCGCTCCTCTCCATCGAGGGTCACAATCGTTTCACCTTCTTTAGCAGCACGAGTGACCACTTTATCTGACCCGAAACGATCGAAATCAAACGCGTGTAAAGGCTGACCATATTCAAGCAATACATAGTTCGTAACGTCGACAACATTGTTGATTGGACGGATGCCTGCACTGATCAAACGGTTTTGAAGCCATAGTGGTGAATCGTGTACTGTTATATCCTTAATAATCCATGCTCCGTAATAAGGATTCATTTCTTTGTCTTCAATTGAAACTGAAACATGGTCACTAGATGGTTCTTCAGATATCTGCACAGTTGTATCTGGTAGCTCAATATTACGATCATAAATTGCAGCAGTTTCGTATGCCATCCCTAGCATACTTAAACAATCCGCGCGGTTAGGTGTTAATTCAAACTCGATAACCGTGTCATCCAGGTTCAATAGAGGACATGCTGGCTCTCCAGGAGTAACCTCTTCTTCAATTACATATATTCCGTCTTGGTACTTCTCAGGGACGAACTTTTCATCCATTCCAAGCTCTTGCAGAGAACAAATCATTCCTTCTGATGGCTCTCCACGTAGCTTAGCTTTCTTGATTTTCATACCTCCTGGCAAACGAGCGCCAGGCTTTGCAACTATGACATGTTGGCCAGCCGCTACATTAGGTGCCCCACAAATGATTTGTGAAGTTTCTTCGCCCGTATTGACCTGGCAGACATTCAATTTGTCCGCATTAGGATGTTGTTCACATTTTTCAACATAACCAACGACGATTTGATCGTTGTCCAGTTGTGGAGGAATGACCTGTTCGACTTCTACTCCACTTTTCGTAATTTTTTCAGCTAATTCTTCTGAATCAAGGTCATCAATTTTTACATATTGATTTAACCATTTTAAAGATACTAACATTGTCTCATTCCTCCTTTATACTCTGTGAAATTGTTTTAAGAATCGGACATCATTCGTGTAGAAATGACGGATATCTTCAATACCGTATTTCAACATGGCAATTCGTTCAGGCCCCATTCCGAAAGCGAAACCTGTATATTTGTCCGGATCGAATCCAGCCATCTCTAGAACGTTCGGATGGACCATTCCTGCACCAAGAATTTCAATCCAGCCTGACCCTTTACATACGGAACAACCTTCTCCGCCGCAAACCTTGCATGAAATATCCATCTCGACAGAAGGTTCAGTAAACGGGAAGTAACTTGGACGCAAGCGGATTTTACGATCTTCACCGAAAAGATGCTTCGCTAGCACATTCAATGTCCCTTTTAAGTCACTCATGCGAATTTTTTCATCAACATACAGTCCTTCAATTTGTGTGAACTGGTGCGAGTGTGTTGCATCATCCGTGTCACGACGGTAAACTTTTCCAGGACAAATGATTTTGACCGGACCGCGACCTTCGTGTCTGTTCATCGTACGTGCTTGAACAGGTGATGTATGTGTACGCATTAATAATTCTTCGGTAATATAAAAAGTATCCTGCATATCTCTTGCCGGGTGACCTTTAGGTAGGTTTAGAGCTTCAAAGTTGTAATAATCCGTCTCAACTTCTGGACCCTCAGCCACTTCATACCCCATACTGGTGAAAAGGTCTTCGATATCACGAATAACATCCATCAAAAGATGCGATCCACCAGCTTGAACAGGTTTACCAGGAAGTGTTACGTCAATCGCTTCTTCCCTCAATTGTTTTTCGATTTGTTCATTTTCAAGTTGTTCAGATTTTGAATCAAGTGCTTCTGTGAGCGTGTCTCTAACTTCATTTGCTAGTTGACCAATCACTGGACGTTCCTCTTTAGACAGTTTACCCATCCCTTTAAGAACATCTGTAATTTGGCCCTTCTTACCAAGATAGTAAACGCGTACATCCTGGAGAGCTTTCGTGTCATCAGCAGCTTGAATTTTCTCAAGTGCTTCCTGCTTTAATTCTTGTAATCGCTCTTTCACGACTTGTTCCTCCTTTATATATGACAAAATAAAAAAACTCCTCCCATAAAATAGGGACGAGTTTGCATTCCGTGTTACCACCCTGGTTGAACAGTCACGAGACTGCACCACTTCATTCAAATAACGGATTGATCTTATCCGGGCTACCTTTACTCTTTGTGAGAGGTCCAAGCGCCAGCTCCTGAGTGAAATTCAGTTCTAATCCGAATAAAGACACTTTCAGTCAAGGTATCTCTTCCCTGCAAACGGATTTGGTAGGAACTTACTAGGCTCATTCATAGCTTTTTCGATTCATTTGTTCTCAATGTATTATAGAAAAAAATCCGGTATTGCGCAAGTTTTTATTTAGAAAAGCTCAAGCGCCCTCTTATCAACGTATCAATTGGAGAAGAGTATCAGAAATAAAGGAAACACCGTGAGTTAGCGAACGGATGTTGACTTATTGACTGATCCTCTTTGAAATTGACTAGTTGATGGGCGTTTGGGTTAGACAAGTTTTTATTTAGAAAGGCTCAAGCGCCTACATTGAAACGTAGTGATTCGAGCTAGACAATTATATGCCACTCTTTTCACACATGTTTAAAAAGCCTTTCAATCCGTTGAAAAATGATACAGCATAATACTTGTAGCTACTCCCACATTCAACGATTCACTTTCGTCTTGGATGGGAATGAACACTTTTTGATCGACTTGAGATAAGATGTCATCTTGAATTCCACTCCCCTCATTTCCTACCACAATAGCGAAACGATCAGTTTTGTGGAGTTCCGATAGAGGCGTCGCTTCACGATCCAAAGCACTTCCGTATACAGGTATATCTTTAGTCTGAAGTTGTGTAACCCATTCATTTAAATCTCCTCGAACCACCGGTAGATGAAAAAATGCTCCTTGGGTTGATCTAAGAACCTTTTCATTAAAAAGATCTACTGAACCTTTACCAAGAATGACTGCATCGATTCCGAAAGCCAGGGCACTACGAATGATTGTTCCAACGTTTCCTGGATCTTGTACACCGTCTAATAACAGAAGCTTCTCATGGTTGAAATCAGTCATGTCTTTCTGTCGAACAACCGCGATAATCCCCTGAGGTGTTTCCGTCTGTGATATTTCAGAAAATATCTTTTTAGAAACTAATGTGACTGGCACGTGACGCCAATGTTCAGGAATATCGATATTTTCTGTGCGGATGATATTTTCCACATGCCACTCGCTCTGCATCGCTTCTTCTACAAGATGCCACCCTTCGACTAAAAAGAGTTGCTCTTCTTCTCGATATTTCTTTTTATGAAGTTTCTTCCATTGCTTTATATGTTGGTTTTGATTCGATTCAATCATTGGAGTCCCTCACTCTTTTTTTAGACTCTGTTAATACTCATTGTTGATATTTATCGTTGTTTTAGAAAAATGGCGAGACTC belongs to Halalkalibacillus sediminis and includes:
- the pheT gene encoding phenylalanine--tRNA ligase subunit beta, which translates into the protein MLVSLKWLNQYVKIDDLDSEELAEKITKSGVEVEQVIPPQLDNDQIVVGYVEKCEQHPNADKLNVCQVNTGEETSQIICGAPNVAAGQHVIVAKPGARLPGGMKIKKAKLRGEPSEGMICSLQELGMDEKFVPEKYQDGIYVIEEEVTPGEPACPLLNLDDTVIEFELTPNRADCLSMLGMAYETAAIYDRNIELPDTTVQISEEPSSDHVSVSIEDKEMNPYYGAWIIKDITVHDSPLWLQNRLISAGIRPINNVVDVTNYVLLEYGQPLHAFDFDRFGSDKVVTRAAKEGETIVTLDGEERTLKADQLVITNGEKAHAIAGVMGGEESEVQEDTNTILLEAAYFDPQTVRRASKDHGIRSEASVRFEKGLDITRVKEAAMRAVQLLAELGSGTVLGESMVEAGSTEWTPAEISFNHQEMVDRIGADIPLDQMKNILERLRLEYEENGGNFVVTIPGRRNEMTIKEDMVEEIARLYGYDNIPYTLPLGEMNKGGLTKRQKLLREVHEYMQKAGLNEAVTYSLTTEDRSTRFVSPEIKQLNPQPVGLAMPMTDLHSHLRLSALPEMLASVQYNVARNQYNVGLYEVGPVYVRSLQDTQQPEEKARLSSVVTGLWENHAWQADKKAVDFYVMKGILEGLFDYLLEESVTFEKAELEGMHPGRTAVIKLDERNIGYVGQLHPTVQKEYDLQETYVFDVDLDAVLEQVNDHDFYEAITKYPAIAQDLAFVVDADLPAKQLEDAIMDKGQPHLRSVQVFDVYEGEHMEEGKKSIAFNLMFQHQERTLKDEEIEQARGAIVSHLEKEYNAVLRG
- the pheS gene encoding phenylalanine--tRNA ligase subunit alpha, with protein sequence MKERLQELKQEALEKIQAADDTKALQDVRVYYLGKKGQITDVLKGMGKLSKEERPVIGQLANEVRDTLTEALDSKSEQLENEQIEKQLREEAIDVTLPGKPVQAGGSHLLMDVIRDIEDLFTSMGYEVAEGPEVETDYYNFEALNLPKGHPARDMQDTFYITEELLMRTHTSPVQARTMNRHEGRGPVKIICPGKVYRRDTDDATHSHQFTQIEGLYVDEKIRMSDLKGTLNVLAKHLFGEDRKIRLRPSYFPFTEPSVEMDISCKVCGGEGCSVCKGSGWIEILGAGMVHPNVLEMAGFDPDKYTGFAFGMGPERIAMLKYGIEDIRHFYTNDVRFLKQFHRV
- a CDS encoding TrmH family RNA methyltransferase; the protein is MIESNQNQHIKQWKKLHKKKYREEEQLFLVEGWHLVEEAMQSEWHVENIIRTENIDIPEHWRHVPVTLVSKKIFSEISQTETPQGIIAVVRQKDMTDFNHEKLLLLDGVQDPGNVGTIIRSALAFGIDAVILGKGSVDLFNEKVLRSTQGAFFHLPVVRGDLNEWVTQLQTKDIPVYGSALDREATPLSELHKTDRFAIVVGNEGSGIQDDILSQVDQKVFIPIQDESESLNVGVATSIMLYHFSTD